GCTCGCTATGATTCCTCAAAATCCAGACTCAGCGTGATTAGAGTACTCAAAGGCTCGCTATGATTCCTCAAAATCCAGACTCAACCTGATTAGAGTACTCAAAGCCCGTTTATGATTCCCCAAAATCCAGACTCAGCGCAAATAGAGCACTCAAAGCCCGTCTAAGATTCCCATCAATCGGATTTCTCTCACTTCAAATCAAAACAAAAAAAGCGGTCAAAAATGACCGCTTTTCTTCATTAAATATTAACTTCGTCTGCCGCCGACTTTTCGCCATCCTGCCTGGGTTTTTAAAGTGTGTTCAACGTTTTCATTTTTCTTTTTTCCGCTGAAGATGGTTTCTCCGATTCCATTCGTTATGACTCCCATTAAAGCTGTTATTCCAATAACCAATACAGCAACAAGCAGAAAATCGAACGCATATTCAAACAAAATCCTCACCATCCCATTATTTACTTATAATTTTATAGTAGCTCATGTTTAACACTAAGAAAAGAGGGTATATCTAAATTAGAAAGAAATGAACGTAAAAACGTGCAAGGAGCGGGTCAATGAACTGGTATGAGAAATTAAATCAATACTTTCCTATTGAGGAAATGAAATCTAAAGAACACATTGAAACTCTTTTGAAAGAGCGGGGTGATATTTATCATAAAGATGAAGGGGAATATCATGTTCTTATGTATGCTGAATTAGAAGATTTCATCTTTATTGATTACTTGTTTGTATCGAAAAAAGCAAGAGGACAGGGTCTCGGACATAAGCTTATTTCAAATTTAAAAGAATTAGGAAAACCAATTATTCTAGAGGTGGAACCCGTGGATGAAGATATTCTTGATACGGGCAAGCGCTTAAAGTTCTATCAGCGAGAAGGATTTCAGCATGCAAAATCAATCGGATACAGAAGAAAGTCGCTTGCTACAAACGAAGTGAATGCAATGGAAATTCTTTATTGGTCCCCTGAAGATTCTTCAGAAGAATTAATTTATGAAGCAATGAAAAAAACATACTTAATGATTCATACTTATAAAGATAAAGAATTTTACGGAAAAGAATATCAGGATGTACAGGAAGTTTTATCCATGCAGGAGCAGGATAATCAGAAAGATATTTTCGATGGACTGGATTAATTGAGAATCAGATGACCGAATTCAGAGGGATAAATAATGTTGAAAGAACAGGGATTCTGAGTGAATTTGATAAAAGTATTACATATAATCCTCCAATATTTACGGAATTGTAACTGTTTTGTCAAACATTTGTATTTAAAAAGTGTATACTTACTTACTTTTCTATAGTATAATTCGTTATAGATATTACTTAATTGTAGTAATTTCAATTTAAAAGCAAAGTAATACTTATTACTATTATAAGCAGTCTGCTCATTTTACACAAAAAGGAGTGAAAGGTTTATGGTAACGTTATATACTTCACCAAGCTGTACTTCTTGTCGTAAAGCGAAGGCATGGTTAGAAGAACATGAAATCGCATATACAGAGCGCAACATTTTTTCTGAGCCGCTATCAGTTGACGAGATTAAAGAAATCTTGCGCATGACTGAAGATGGAACAGATGAAATCATTTCTACTCGTTCAAAGATCTTTCAAAAATTGAACGTAAATGTTGAAACAATGCCTCTTCAAGATCTTTATGATCTGATTCAGGAGCACCCAGGCCTATTAAGACGCCCTATCATCATTGATGAAAAGCGATTGCAGGTCGGATACAATGAAGATGAAATCAGACGCTTCTTGCCTAGAAAGGTACGCACATATCAGCTGCGTGAAGCACAGCGTTTAGTGAATTTCAGTTAATGAATCATAACCCATAGAAAACCTTCCTTAGCTGTTAAGGAAGGTTTTCGTTTTTTTCTATGCGCTGATAAATGAAGCCAGATAAAATCAAAAACAAAATGAGCAAATAAGGAAGCATGACCCCCATGCTTGGATGAGTATGGAATATTGGCGCAAGCTTGTGTTCATGGATAATCATTTTGCCTGCCGTATAAGCAAGCATTCCTCCACCGATATAAATGAGAGCAGGATATTTGTCTAATATTGTTAGAATGAGATTGCTGCCCCAAATCATGATCGGGATCGAGATTAACAAGCCGATTATCACTAGGAATGTCTGGCCATTAGCTGCCCCGGCAACCGCAATGACATTATCCATTCCCATCAGCATATCAGCCAGTACAATCGTCTGAACCGCTTTTCTCAAAGATTGATGGCTTTTTATTTCTTCTTCTTTTTCCTCAGTTCCTACAATTAAGTGATAGGCGATATAGAGGAGCAGAATCCCGCCAATCAGCTGCACAAAAGGAATCTGGAATAAATAGACTGCGACTGAAGTAAGCATGATGCGAACCCCTATTGCGAAGACCGTTCCTAAAATGACTGCTTTTTTTCGCTGTTTAGGGGGCAGATTTCGGCTTGCCATTGCAATAACGATCGCGTTATCTCCTCCAAGGAGCAAATCAATGCCGATAATCATAATCAAAGACATGAGAAATTCCTGTTCCATTTAAGTACCTCTTTCCCTGTTATTGACTGCTCGTACCATATATATGAAGCGATCTTTGAATTATGAGCCATTCTATATAGGTAAATAACTGTTTTTGTAAATTCAAGGTTTTTTTATTTCATTCGGAGCTGTTTTATCATAAAATAGGAGTACAAGAATCTTGAAAGGCAAGTCTCATTTTCAAGACAAGTTTTATAAGCTAATGATGCGTTGCGCTGACGATTAAATAGCTGCTGATTTGGGTAAAGTGTAGAAAAGTGCAACTTATTTAGGGGTTTAGTTGTCCCTTCACCATCATATATAGAAGGGAAGGTTGTAAAGATGGAGATAGAACGTATTAATGAATATACCGTAAAGTTTTATATTTCATATCTTGATATAGAGGAACGCGGTTTTGACAGAGATGAAATCTGGTACAACCGCGAAAGAAGTGAAGAGTTATTTTGGGAAATGATGGATGAAGTTCACGACGAGGAAGACTTCATGGTGGAAGGGCCGCTATGGATTCAGGTTCAGGCTCTCGATAAAGGCTTAGAAGTCATTGTAACAAGAGCTCAGCTGTCAAAAGACGGCCAGAAAATTGAACTTCCTTTATCTGAGGATAAAGTGAGGGAATTACCGGTCGATGAGAACATTGAATCTATTTTAGATCAGCACTTTAATGATGATCTTGATGATAAATCAGACGGTTCGGCGGAGGAAGAAGAGCAGCAGCTGCAATTTCTGATAAAATTTAATGATTTTGAACATATTATTGCTTTAGCACAAGTTCCTGTTAGCGGATTTGTCAATTCACTTTACTCACTGGATAAAAACTACTACCTATATGTAGAGTTTGATGAGCAGCATTCAGATGAAGACATTGAGAATATGCTGAGTATTATTCTCGAGTATGGACAAGAATCGCGCATGACCATTCACCGAGTCACGGAATACGGCAAGGAAATTATTGCGAATGAAGCTCTTGACGTTGTTAAGAAACATTTTAGCTAAAAAGTAAGAAATGCCGATTTCATGAAGTTTGAAGTCGGCTTTTTTTAGCATTAAATTTTATACAGGCTGTTTTCGGACAATTTTTTTGTATAAGCATCCGCAGTTATCGCTAATACTAAAGAACCTTTTATAAAAGTCAGGGGTAAAACATGAAAAATACGGTTCGAGTGCTTTTGTTTGCAATTATTATTGGTTTTTTTATCTACATAATTCAAAATTTTACGGGCAGTATTTCAAGTGAATGGATGATTACAGCTACCACTGTTCTCTTTGCATTTTCAGTTATCTTTATCGGATTTGTCATTTTTCTTGAAAACCGGAAACCCTCTCAAACGATTACATGGCTTGTCGTTCTTGGAAGTTTTCCGCTGATCGGCTTTTTATTTTACCTTGTATTTGGACGCAATGTGAGAAAGAAGAAGTTATTTGACCGAAAAGCGCTGGTTGATGAAAAAATCATGTTTGAAATTGAAGGTAATCAATCGTCTTATGAGGATAAGATTGATTTAATGGGCGACCATCAGCAAATGCTTTTTAATTTAGCGCATCGCCTTGGACATACTCCAATTTCATTTGCTACAAGGACGAAAGCCTTGACGAATGGCAATGAGACATTTAATCATATTTTCGGGGAAATTGAGAAGGCTGAGCATCACATCCATCTTGAATATTATATTGTCAGGCACGATGAAGTCGGCAACAAATTAAAGGATGCTTTGATAAAGAAAGTGAAAGAAGGCGTAGAGGTTCGCTTTTTATATGATTCAGTCGGAAGCTGGAAATTATCAAAGGCGTACATTAAAGAAATGCAGCAGGCAGGCATTGATGTTGTTTCATTCTTACCTGTGAAAATGCCCTTTTTGAATAACAAAGTCAATTTCCGCAATCACAGAAAAATCATAGTCATCGATGGAACTGTCGGGTTTGTCGGCGGCTTGAATGTCGGTGATGAATATTTAGGCAAGAATGAGTTTTTCGGTTTTTGGCGTGATACCCATTTAATGGTGTGGGGCGAAGCCGTCCGCACGCTGCAAATGATCTTTCTTCAGGATTGGTATTACATGACGGGAGAAAATATTGTGAAGAAGGAATATATGACTCCTTCTGTTAAGCTTGAAGAGCATGAAGGAGGCGTACAGATAATTGCTGGCGGACCTGATAACAAATGGGAGGTCATTAAGAATCTGTTCTTCTCGATGATTACATCTGCCAAAGATTCCATCTGGATCGCATCTCCTTACTTTGTACCGGATGAAGATATTCTTTCAGCCTTAAAGGTAGCTTCATTGAGCGGTGTAGACGTAAGGCTGCTTGTGCCGAAGCGTCCAGATAAAAAAATTGTCTTCTATGCTTCAAGGTCTTATTTCCTGGAATTGCTTGAAGCTGGTGTGAAAATTTACGAATATGAAGAAGGCTTTATGCACAGCAAGATTGTCATTGTTGATTATGAGCTTGCTTCTATAGGAACTGCAAATATGGATATGAGAAGCTTCCATTTGAATTTTGAAGTGAATGCCTTTCTTTACCGGACAAGAAGCACGCAAAAGCTTGTCGATGAGTATGAGCGTGATCTCAAAGTATCTCATGAAATTATCATGGATGAATTCAACAATCGCCCATTCAGGCAGAAGCTTTATGAATCAATGTCCAGACTGCTTTCCCCCTTGTTATAATTTAAGGAGACATGCCGTAAATGGCATGTCTTTTTTTGGTCGTATTGATAAAATTTACGTGCTTATATGGCTAGCGCAAGCGCAGATCTCCGGCCAGAAAATATCGGCCAACTTGCGCTTTTGTTATAAAAACAGATTCCTTAATAAGGAAACTTTTTATATAATGAAGAAGATCATAACAAAGGAGCTGATGCAAAGTTATGCTAGTTGCCAAAACCGGCAAAGGAACTATGATTAATCTTTCGGACAAGCAATGGGAAGCAAAGATCCTTATGCAATTAAGAAGGAAAGAAGCCTTCTACTGTACAGTGTGTGAAAATCCGCTTGATTTAAAGATTGGCAGCATTAAAGTCCATCATTTTGCACACAAAAAAAATAAAACGTGTTCCATAGAGACTGAGCCTGAAAGCGAGTACCATCTGTATGGGAAGCTCCAGCTTTATAAGTGGCTTCAGGGGCAAGGAGTCCAAAGTGCAGAGCTCGAACAATACCTCCCAAGTATTTCTCAGCGCCCTGATGTGCTTTTTAAAAACAGGAATAAATACACAGCTGTAGAATATCAATGCTCAGTGATGCCTGCTTCTCTTTTTTCAAAAAGAACCAGCCAATATAAAAAAGCAGGGATTAATGAGATGTGGATATTAGGCGGTAAAAATACTGCACGGTTAAGCAGTCATACCTTTCGCATTTCCCCTTTTCAGTGGCTGTTTGCAAGAGCAGGTGAAGACCCGCTCGATCCGCCGTTTATCCCTACGTATTGTTCAAAAGTGCAGGCATTCCTTCTGATTGAACACCTCATTCCTTTTTCAAAACAAGTCTTCTTCTCCATTCCAAGATATTTGCCTCTAAATCAAACCGCCATTTCTGATCTTCAAAGTCCAAAAACGCATTCTATTAAGTCCCATCTTTCAAAGTGGATTCACCTCATCAAATCACATCGTTTAAAACCGGCTGTACATCTTCAGAGGGAAATGATCCTGCTTCAGAAAGAACTTTATGAAAAGAAGCAGACTCCGCTTTCCCACCTTCCTGCTGAAGCCTTTCTTCCAATCAAAACCAGCTATCTGTTTGATTCCCGCATTTGCCTTTGGCAAACCAAAATTCTCTTGTTCATAGATCAGATCCAAACACACACAGTTTTTACTCTTGAAGAGGTTACAAGGGAAATAAGGGCAGATCCTTCAACTAAAGTCCGTGATCTAACACATTTAAAGCATCTTACTATTGGGGCACCGATTCTTGAATATTTGGAGGCATTATCGTTTATGGGCATGCTTCAGCGTGTAAATAAAAACAAATATGTGAAACAAAAAGAAATTACATGGCAGAGTAAACCTGCTGATTTATTAAAGAGAGATGAGCTTGTTATGAAGCTATTTACTCAATATAAATGATTTGTATGAACAGGGTAAGGACGAAGCAACCTATGAAAGAGTGAATATGAATGGAGGAATGATGATGTTTTATAAAAAAAGAAGGAAAAGCAATTTGTTTGATTACACCTTAACAGCTGTCAGCACAGGAGCCATTGCATACCTGATGACGAAGTCGATGCGCGAAAATGGAGAGAAGGATGTCGACAGCCGTCAGGACTTGTCTGATATGCAGGGAAAATAGCAAGACTCTTAGATTGATTTGCAAGAAAATATAGAATATTATTGGGTTAATCATGTTAAAAGGGGGATTTGGATAACTATGGCAGAACAAACAGCCGTTAAAACATTGCCGAAAAGAACGGACATCGCCGTCGAAGATACATGGAAACTTGAGGATATTTTTGAAAATGATGAAGCTTGGGAAGCGGAGTTTAAAGAAGTGAAAGCTTCCTTGCCTAAAATTGGAGAATTCAAGGGCAAACTCGGAGATTCAGCTGATGGTTTTCTAGAAGCACTTACATATCAGGATGCTGTGATGGAGAGATTAGGAAAGCTTTATACATATGCCCACATGAGATACGATCAAGACACAGGGGATTCACACTATCAGGGCTTAAATGACCGTGCATCAAACCTTTACACACAGGCGAGCAGTGTTTCGTCCTACATTATACCTGAAATCCTATCAATGGATGAAGCGAAAATTAAAGGCTTCTTAAATGAAAAAGAAGAGCTGAAGGTTTACGGGCATACGTTAGACGAAATTAACCGCCAGCGTCCGCATGTATTATCTGCAGAGCAGGAAGCCCTTTTAGCGCAGGCTTCAGATGTATTGGGATCATCAAGCAATACATTCGGCATGCTGAATAATGCAGATCTTGAATTTCCTTCAATAAAAGATGAGGACGGCGAAGAGGTAGAAGTAACCCACGGCCGCTATATCCGATTTTTAGAAAGTGAAGACCGCAGAGTTAGGCAAGATGCTTTTAAAGCGGTATACAACACATATGATAAATATAAGAACACATTTGCAAGCACGCTTGGCGGAGCGATTAAAAAAGATAACTTCTACGCAACAGTAAGAAATTATCAGTCAGCACGCGAAGCAGCCCTCAGCAATAATAATATTCCTGAAGAAGTGTATGAGAATCTCGTTAAGACGGTAAACGATAATCTCCACCTGCTTCATAAGTACATCGAGCTCCGCAAAAAAGTGCTCGGACTTGATGAGCTTCATATGTATGACCTTTTCACACCGCTTGTGAAAGACGTCAAGATGAAAATTCCTTATGCTGAAGCAAAGGACTATTTGCTGAAAGGTCTTGCTCCGCTTGGCGAGGATTACCTGGCTATCTTGAATGAAGGCTTTGAAAACCGCTGGGTTGATGTGCACGAAAACAAAGGGAAAAGAAGCGGTGCCTACTCTTCTGGAACTTACGGAACAAACCCATATATCCTGATGAACTGGCAGGATAATGTGAACAATCTCTTTACATTGGCCCATGAATTCGGTCACTCCGTGCACAGTTATTACACAAGAAAATCTCAGCCGTATCAATATGGACATTATTCAATCTTCGTAGCAGAGGTTGCGTCTACATGCAACGAAGCGTTATTGAATGATTATCTGTTAAAAACCATTGATGATAAGAAAAAACAGCTTTATCTCTTAAATCATTATTTAGAAGGATTCAGAGGCACAGTATTCCGTCAAACGATGTTTGCTGAGTATGAACATACGATTCATAAAAAAGCACAGGAAGGCGAACCGCTGACCCCAGATCTATTAACGAAGCTATATTATGATCTGAACAAAAAATACTTTGGTGAACACTTGGCAGTGGACGAAGAAATAGGCCTGGAATGGGCAAGAATTCCACATTTCTACTACAATTACTACGTGTATCAGTATGCAACTGGATACAGTGCAGCAACTGCACTCAGCAAGCAGATCCTTGAAGAAGGAGAGCCTGCGGTCCGGCGCTACCTTGAGTTCCTCAAATCAGGAAGCTCGGATTATCCGATTGAAGTGCTGAAAAAAGCAGGCGTGGATATGACATCGCCCCAGCCAATTGAAGAAGCATTGAAGGTATTTGAAGAGAAGCTGAATGAGATGGAGCAGCTTTTGTCAGAGTAAAATAAGAAGAATGCAGCCTGGGAGCTGCATTCTTTTTTAGTATCTGCAGAAGGCGGGAAGAGAATAAAAAAGCCTTAAAAGTACTATTAAATGACCGCTGTTTTTCTGTTCAAAAAACGGTTCAGCTAAATGTTACTTAATATTTCTGGGAGAAGCTTGATAATCGGCTAAAAAATTAACAAATTCCGCTTGAAAATGATGGCTTGAAAGAGCTGGCCAAAATACTGGTATCGATTGAATTTAATCAGTATACAGAGCCGCGGCTAAAACCCCTTAAAAGTTTTCCGGTGATTCATTAAATATAGTGTCACAAAGATTGAAATAAACAAAAGCGGGGACGATACCAGCAATGGAAACATCTCCATTAATCCAAGTATATTAAGAAAAAAACTAATAATAAGCAGAATGATACTGATAATCAGGGGAAGGCTGCTGTTCAATTTGAAATCCTCCTTGTTTGTCCTTTCTAAAAAATATGAAAGCCATTCTGTATTTATGTTTGTGACAAATTTGTGAAATGAGTTTCAATGGGTTGTCATAACTCGACAATTTCTGATATATTATAGATGTGAAATCAATCACAAACAAACATTTACCCCTTTGTTTGACCGTGAAAAATTTCTCCCATCCCCTTTGTTGTCGTTAAGACATACAGAAGACTCCGTATTACCCGTGCGGAGTCTTTTTAAGAATAATAAAGTAAACGTTTTCAGGTTAAAAAAGAAGAAATCCGGTACAGGAAATTGTACCGGATTTCTTTCTTTTTTATCCAATGTATCTCCAGAACGTACCATGCTTCACTGGCACGCGCTCAACCTTTTGAGCAAGCAAATACTTTTTCATTTCCTTTTCCGCGTCTTCTGCCGTCATATTGTAAACTGCCGCAATCTCGGCTGTAGCGACAAATTGAAAATAGCTTAAAAAGATTTCAAGCGGCGGTGCTTGAGATGGCTTCGGTACATCCCCGAGCATTTCTGATAAGATGCCAACATACATTTCATAAGGATAATACCCGCTGATTTTCAGCCCTTCCTGATCAACATTCTGATTAAAGAAAGTGAGTGTAGGATTTTCCTGAACGTCCATTTCCGCAGATATTTTTAAATCACATTGCAGCGCTTTGGCGGCACTGGCTGAATGAAGATCTTTTACAAACTCATCAGCATCAAGGCCGACTTCTTGTGCAATTTGTACAAGAACTTTCTCTTCTGCAATATTCTTTGTTTGAAGAAATAAGACTTCCTGAAGTTTCCGCAAATAGCGGATACCTGCTTTTCTGCCCTGAAGTTCTGCTGATTTTATCGCAAGCGAAGCTGCAAATGGAGATGAAATCGAACTTTCAGATCTTAGTATCCCATCACAGGACATCCCAGTTAAACTGGCTGTTTTTTCCCAGGCTTGCGCAAGATTTGCCGGATTTTTCCGTTTTATCTGGTTAAGCGTTTTGATGCGTCCGCTGATAATATGTTTTAGTGTAAAGAATCTCCCATATTCAATCAGCAGTTTTTTTATGATCGGTTCAAGTGCCCAGCAGTCAGGGCATAGTGGGTCGATGAAGATATAGATTTCGAGCGGTTTTTTTGAATTGCCCTGACAGTGAGAGAAAAATGGAGCTGATTTTTGATTCTCACTGTGCTGAATCATCATTGCGGAGAACCCTTCGGCTGCTGTTTTTCATCTGGAGTGTTAACCATGTGCTGGGCTGTCAGTTCCAGCCGTTCAAAAAACCATTCCCGAAATCGTTCATCAAGGTCTAATTCATCCATAGCTTCTTCCATGCAAGAAAGCCATGCCCCGGCTCTTGCAGGGGTAATTTGAAAGGGTAAATGTCTTGCCCGCAGCATGGGATGTCCATGTTCTTCTGTATATAAAGACGGTCCGCCTAAGTATTGCGTCAAAAATTGTTTTTGTTTTCTAGCTGTTTCCGACAAATCATCTGGAAAAATCGGAGAGAGCAGAGGATGCTTGTGTACTTTATGATAGAAGGCATCAACCAGCTGCGAAAGTGTATCTTCCCCAATCGCTTCATATGGTGTTGCAAATTGATCAGCCATGCCTGTGATCTCCTTTATTAATAAGATAAGCTTATTGTAACAATTGACCTAACATTGCTCAAACAAACTGCCTTGAAAAGAATATCTTGTTTAAGATAATACAGGTCATGTTATATTCTAATCCATATAATCAAGATGGAAAATGGGCGATAAGCCTTTTTTTAGTCTCAGTATTTATTTAGTCTCCAGGAGTATATCTCCAGCTCCATAGCTTATATCAAAGGTCAGATGGGATCTGACGCTGCTACCGCTTTTCTTAGTATATGTGCAGGGCTTCTTTCTATGAAATGATAAAGGGAGCTGATTTAAAGCCGCTTTCGCTTTAAATCAGCTCCTTTATTAAGCAAAATAGGAAGCAGTAATTTTTTGTACGTAGTTTTGTGTTTCTTTAAACGGGGGAATGCCGCCGTACTTATCAACATTTCCAGACCCGGCGTTATATGCTGCAAGAGCAAGTGGGATATCACCATTGTATTTCGTTAGCATCTGCTTTAAATACTTTGTTCCGCCTTCAATGTTTTGAGCGGGGTCAAAAGAATTCAAAACGCCAAGTGACTGTGCCGTTTTTGGCATAAGCTGCATAAGTCCTGCAGCCCCTGCAGCACTCTTGGCATTAGGGTTGAAACCCGACTCTTGAGAAATGACGGCTCTGATCAGTTTCTCATCCAAGCTGTATTTGGCTGCCATTTCAGAAATGAGGCTGTCAATTTCCTTGCTGCCTGCCGGTTCAGAAGGTGTCGTACGGACATTTACGTTTGCGTGCGGCATTGTCAAGGGGACGGCAGCTTGCTTAAATTGAGGCGGGACTTCTTCAGTCTGACCGTCAATATAAGACTGAAAGATATCCTTGAACATGGACGCAGATGAGGACTCGGACGTTTCATCCGTTTGGGACAGGCTCCGTATAGCCTGAAGCTGCATCATTGCTTTCATATGGTTAATTTCCACTATTATGCTCCTTCTCATTAGCGATCTGACGTTTATGATCATAAAAACGTTTAATTTTGTTTGGTGTTGTGCGCAGAGGAATCTGCAGGGAGGTGAGCAGCTCGTGAAAAGCAAGCAGTCCTTCTTCTGCATCCAAGACCTCATATTCAACCTCATAATCCTCTTTATTTATATATCGGCTGTGATCAAGAACAATTAAGCCATTTTTATAGGTTTTCTCTGCACGATTTGTGGATAAAGTTCCAAAGAAGGAAATGCCTTCAGAAAGGATTCCGAGTGAGAGTATCCGTTCTAAAACCTGGCCTTTTGGAAGAGCTGAAGCGGATGAAAGAAGCTCAGCTGCTTTTTTTTCTGTAATTTCCTGGTGAGTTTCAAGCAGGCCGACAGGTGCAGGTTCTTTTAATGTCAGTACGTACCTGCCGTTTTTAAAGCGAATGCGAAGGGCCGCACCCAGCTCTTTAAGATGGAATTCCGGCGTATCAAAATAATGGTTTTCCTGGTGTCTGAAGTCATCATCAGAGATTTGAAAAAAATCAGTCAGTCGGGAGAATTCATTTTCAGTAAGCAGATTTTTATATTCAATTTCAATTTCCTGGGTCATGGTTATAACGTCCTTTCGGTTATCAGATATTAATATGGTAAGCAACATTGCATTCGGGCTCCGCTTTTCGGTGTTGTCCAGCCCCAGAACGGGCGATTCCTCATTTCTATTTATTATGGCAATTAAAAAAACGGTTTTCAATATTTATCATGCACAGGGTGAATATGATAAAATAGACGTGGAATTGATTTGGAAGGAGATTTTTATGAAACGAAGAATTGAAGTGAATGAAGCCG
The window above is part of the Metabacillus dongyingensis genome. Proteins encoded here:
- a CDS encoding CYTH domain-containing protein, which translates into the protein MTQEIEIEYKNLLTENEFSRLTDFFQISDDDFRHQENHYFDTPEFHLKELGAALRIRFKNGRYVLTLKEPAPVGLLETHQEITEKKAAELLSSASALPKGQVLERILSLGILSEGISFFGTLSTNRAEKTYKNGLIVLDHSRYINKEDYEVEYEVLDAEEGLLAFHELLTSLQIPLRTTPNKIKRFYDHKRQIANEKEHNSGN